One window of Bactrocera tryoni isolate S06 chromosome 2, CSIRO_BtryS06_freeze2, whole genome shotgun sequence genomic DNA carries:
- the LOC120767433 gene encoding protein FAM151B isoform X3 — translation MSFNNNNNVYVNATPAFQMQNGVNNNNFHSYHILPIDKDSDFNSNATQLNLYNQSLIIKMTLSDKANLTAITWAHAVNSQQELSEALNSDINMIEADIVLGKLNNTGDDLPVMAHPPANSSDLSLTEFMLRILEHNEAHDENAKGVKLDFKSIEVFEGSLNILSELIPLMTQPVWLNADIIHGPVNQTSTVPVDPERFFAGAAKFESAVLSIGWTTRWGANFTDGAYTEQQIDEMLLAIKNNNVTAKQHPITFPVRAGIAANSLEQLHALVAAVNETNESSLTIWSSAGDFVDVPKLRQLIFSFGFERVYLDVPADLADQLELNRTETGNAASRLPSLLSFSVVSACLYLTSMWLNRIRL, via the exons atgt cttttaacaacaacaacaatgtttatGTAAATGCTACACCTGCATTTCAAATGCAGAATGgcgtaaacaacaacaatttccacTCCTACCACATTCTGCCGATTGATAAAGACAGTGATTTTAACTCCAATGCAACACAATTGAATTTATATAACCAGTCGCTAATAATCAAAATGACACTTAGCGATAAAGCCAATCTCACCGCCATCACGTGGGCGCATGCGGTTAATAGTCAGCAAGAGCTGAGCGAAGCGCTCAACA GCGACATAAACATGATTGAGGCGGACATTGTGCTCGGCAAGCTTAACAACACTGGTGACGATTTGCCGGTGATGGCGCATCCGCCGGCCAATTCCTCGGATCTCTCATTGACTGAATTCATGTTGCGCATTTTGGAGCACAATGAGGCGCATGACGAGAATGCGAAGGGTGTCAAATTGGACTTCAAGTCCATCGAAGTGTTTGAGGGCTCGCTGAATATTCTAAGTGAACTGATACCATTG ATGACCCAACCCGTTTGGCTGAATGCGGACATAATACACGGACCTGTCAATCAGACCAGCACCGTACCGGTTGATCCGGAGCGGTTTTTCGCTGGCGCTGCGAAATTCGAATCAGCCGTACTCTCGATTGGTTGGACGACACGATGGGGTGCCAATTTCACAGACGGTGCTTACACGGAGCAGCAAATCGATGAAATGCTGCTTGCAATCAAA aATAACAATGTAACCGCCAAACAACATCCAATCACATTCCCCGTGCGCGCTGGCATTGCCGCCAACAGTTTGGAACAACTGCATGCGCTGGTGGCTGCTGTCAATGAGACCAACGAAAGCTCACTCACCATTTGGTCATCGGCTGGTGATTTTGTTGATGTGCCGAAGTTACGGCAGCTCATTTTCTCTTTTGGTTTTGAACGCGTGTATTTGGATGTACCGGCGGATTTAGCCGATCAATTGGAATTGAATCGCACGGAAACTGGCAATGCCGCCAGCAGATTGCCGTCTTTGCTCAGTTTTAGTGTTGTCAGCGCCTGCTTGTATTTGACCAGCATGTGGCTGAATCGCATTAGGttgtaa
- the LOC120767433 gene encoding protein FAM151B isoform X2, whose translation MEKTFNNNNNVYVNATPAFQMQNGVNNNNFHSYHILPIDKDSDFNSNATQLNLYNQSLIIKMTLSDKANLTAITWAHAVNSQQELSEALNSDINMIEADIVLGKLNNTGDDLPVMAHPPANSSDLSLTEFMLRILEHNEAHDENAKGVKLDFKSIEVFEGSLNILSELIPLMTQPVWLNADIIHGPVNQTSTVPVDPERFFAGAAKFESAVLSIGWTTRWGANFTDGAYTEQQIDEMLLAIKNNNVTAKQHPITFPVRAGIAANSLEQLHALVAAVNETNESSLTIWSSAGDFVDVPKLRQLIFSFGFERVYLDVPADLADQLELNRTETGNAASRLPSLLSFSVVSACLYLTSMWLNRIRL comes from the exons ATGGAAAAGA cttttaacaacaacaacaatgtttatGTAAATGCTACACCTGCATTTCAAATGCAGAATGgcgtaaacaacaacaatttccacTCCTACCACATTCTGCCGATTGATAAAGACAGTGATTTTAACTCCAATGCAACACAATTGAATTTATATAACCAGTCGCTAATAATCAAAATGACACTTAGCGATAAAGCCAATCTCACCGCCATCACGTGGGCGCATGCGGTTAATAGTCAGCAAGAGCTGAGCGAAGCGCTCAACA GCGACATAAACATGATTGAGGCGGACATTGTGCTCGGCAAGCTTAACAACACTGGTGACGATTTGCCGGTGATGGCGCATCCGCCGGCCAATTCCTCGGATCTCTCATTGACTGAATTCATGTTGCGCATTTTGGAGCACAATGAGGCGCATGACGAGAATGCGAAGGGTGTCAAATTGGACTTCAAGTCCATCGAAGTGTTTGAGGGCTCGCTGAATATTCTAAGTGAACTGATACCATTG ATGACCCAACCCGTTTGGCTGAATGCGGACATAATACACGGACCTGTCAATCAGACCAGCACCGTACCGGTTGATCCGGAGCGGTTTTTCGCTGGCGCTGCGAAATTCGAATCAGCCGTACTCTCGATTGGTTGGACGACACGATGGGGTGCCAATTTCACAGACGGTGCTTACACGGAGCAGCAAATCGATGAAATGCTGCTTGCAATCAAA aATAACAATGTAACCGCCAAACAACATCCAATCACATTCCCCGTGCGCGCTGGCATTGCCGCCAACAGTTTGGAACAACTGCATGCGCTGGTGGCTGCTGTCAATGAGACCAACGAAAGCTCACTCACCATTTGGTCATCGGCTGGTGATTTTGTTGATGTGCCGAAGTTACGGCAGCTCATTTTCTCTTTTGGTTTTGAACGCGTGTATTTGGATGTACCGGCGGATTTAGCCGATCAATTGGAATTGAATCGCACGGAAACTGGCAATGCCGCCAGCAGATTGCCGTCTTTGCTCAGTTTTAGTGTTGTCAGCGCCTGCTTGTATTTGACCAGCATGTGGCTGAATCGCATTAGGttgtaa
- the LOC120767433 gene encoding protein FAM151B isoform X1, with amino-acid sequence MFPHLENRNSVYLYLTALLVFAFNNNNNVYVNATPAFQMQNGVNNNNFHSYHILPIDKDSDFNSNATQLNLYNQSLIIKMTLSDKANLTAITWAHAVNSQQELSEALNSDINMIEADIVLGKLNNTGDDLPVMAHPPANSSDLSLTEFMLRILEHNEAHDENAKGVKLDFKSIEVFEGSLNILSELIPLMTQPVWLNADIIHGPVNQTSTVPVDPERFFAGAAKFESAVLSIGWTTRWGANFTDGAYTEQQIDEMLLAIKNNNVTAKQHPITFPVRAGIAANSLEQLHALVAAVNETNESSLTIWSSAGDFVDVPKLRQLIFSFGFERVYLDVPADLADQLELNRTETGNAASRLPSLLSFSVVSACLYLTSMWLNRIRL; translated from the exons atgtttcCGCACCTTGAAAACCGCAACAGCGTTTATTTGTATCTAACTGCACTGCTTGTATTtg cttttaacaacaacaacaatgtttatGTAAATGCTACACCTGCATTTCAAATGCAGAATGgcgtaaacaacaacaatttccacTCCTACCACATTCTGCCGATTGATAAAGACAGTGATTTTAACTCCAATGCAACACAATTGAATTTATATAACCAGTCGCTAATAATCAAAATGACACTTAGCGATAAAGCCAATCTCACCGCCATCACGTGGGCGCATGCGGTTAATAGTCAGCAAGAGCTGAGCGAAGCGCTCAACA GCGACATAAACATGATTGAGGCGGACATTGTGCTCGGCAAGCTTAACAACACTGGTGACGATTTGCCGGTGATGGCGCATCCGCCGGCCAATTCCTCGGATCTCTCATTGACTGAATTCATGTTGCGCATTTTGGAGCACAATGAGGCGCATGACGAGAATGCGAAGGGTGTCAAATTGGACTTCAAGTCCATCGAAGTGTTTGAGGGCTCGCTGAATATTCTAAGTGAACTGATACCATTG ATGACCCAACCCGTTTGGCTGAATGCGGACATAATACACGGACCTGTCAATCAGACCAGCACCGTACCGGTTGATCCGGAGCGGTTTTTCGCTGGCGCTGCGAAATTCGAATCAGCCGTACTCTCGATTGGTTGGACGACACGATGGGGTGCCAATTTCACAGACGGTGCTTACACGGAGCAGCAAATCGATGAAATGCTGCTTGCAATCAAA aATAACAATGTAACCGCCAAACAACATCCAATCACATTCCCCGTGCGCGCTGGCATTGCCGCCAACAGTTTGGAACAACTGCATGCGCTGGTGGCTGCTGTCAATGAGACCAACGAAAGCTCACTCACCATTTGGTCATCGGCTGGTGATTTTGTTGATGTGCCGAAGTTACGGCAGCTCATTTTCTCTTTTGGTTTTGAACGCGTGTATTTGGATGTACCGGCGGATTTAGCCGATCAATTGGAATTGAATCGCACGGAAACTGGCAATGCCGCCAGCAGATTGCCGTCTTTGCTCAGTTTTAGTGTTGTCAGCGCCTGCTTGTATTTGACCAGCATGTGGCTGAATCGCATTAGGttgtaa
- the LOC120767433 gene encoding protein FAM151B isoform X4, whose amino-acid sequence MQNGVNNNNFHSYHILPIDKDSDFNSNATQLNLYNQSLIIKMTLSDKANLTAITWAHAVNSQQELSEALNSDINMIEADIVLGKLNNTGDDLPVMAHPPANSSDLSLTEFMLRILEHNEAHDENAKGVKLDFKSIEVFEGSLNILSELIPLMTQPVWLNADIIHGPVNQTSTVPVDPERFFAGAAKFESAVLSIGWTTRWGANFTDGAYTEQQIDEMLLAIKNNNVTAKQHPITFPVRAGIAANSLEQLHALVAAVNETNESSLTIWSSAGDFVDVPKLRQLIFSFGFERVYLDVPADLADQLELNRTETGNAASRLPSLLSFSVVSACLYLTSMWLNRIRL is encoded by the exons ATGCAGAATGgcgtaaacaacaacaatttccacTCCTACCACATTCTGCCGATTGATAAAGACAGTGATTTTAACTCCAATGCAACACAATTGAATTTATATAACCAGTCGCTAATAATCAAAATGACACTTAGCGATAAAGCCAATCTCACCGCCATCACGTGGGCGCATGCGGTTAATAGTCAGCAAGAGCTGAGCGAAGCGCTCAACA GCGACATAAACATGATTGAGGCGGACATTGTGCTCGGCAAGCTTAACAACACTGGTGACGATTTGCCGGTGATGGCGCATCCGCCGGCCAATTCCTCGGATCTCTCATTGACTGAATTCATGTTGCGCATTTTGGAGCACAATGAGGCGCATGACGAGAATGCGAAGGGTGTCAAATTGGACTTCAAGTCCATCGAAGTGTTTGAGGGCTCGCTGAATATTCTAAGTGAACTGATACCATTG ATGACCCAACCCGTTTGGCTGAATGCGGACATAATACACGGACCTGTCAATCAGACCAGCACCGTACCGGTTGATCCGGAGCGGTTTTTCGCTGGCGCTGCGAAATTCGAATCAGCCGTACTCTCGATTGGTTGGACGACACGATGGGGTGCCAATTTCACAGACGGTGCTTACACGGAGCAGCAAATCGATGAAATGCTGCTTGCAATCAAA aATAACAATGTAACCGCCAAACAACATCCAATCACATTCCCCGTGCGCGCTGGCATTGCCGCCAACAGTTTGGAACAACTGCATGCGCTGGTGGCTGCTGTCAATGAGACCAACGAAAGCTCACTCACCATTTGGTCATCGGCTGGTGATTTTGTTGATGTGCCGAAGTTACGGCAGCTCATTTTCTCTTTTGGTTTTGAACGCGTGTATTTGGATGTACCGGCGGATTTAGCCGATCAATTGGAATTGAATCGCACGGAAACTGGCAATGCCGCCAGCAGATTGCCGTCTTTGCTCAGTTTTAGTGTTGTCAGCGCCTGCTTGTATTTGACCAGCATGTGGCTGAATCGCATTAGGttgtaa